A genomic window from Streptomyces sp. HUAS YS2 includes:
- the glnII gene encoding glutamine synthetase: MTFKAEYIWIDGTEPTAKLRSKTKILTGDASAELADLPIWGFDGSSTNQAKGHASDRVLKPVFVCPDPIRGGADILVMCEVLNTDMTPHESNTRAALAEVYAKYAAQEPIFGIEQEYTFFDGERPLGFPVGGFPAPQGGYYCGVGADEIFGRDIVEAHLENCLKAGLGISGINAEVMPGQWEFQVGPLAPLDVADQLWVARWLLYRTAEDFKVSATLDPKPVKGDWNGAGAHTNFSTKAMREGYDAIITACESLGEGSKPLDHVKNYGAGIDDRLTGLHETAPWDKYSYGVSDRGASVRIPWQVEQDQKGYIEDRRPNANVDPYTVTRLLVDTCCEALEKAGQV; this comes from the coding sequence GTGACCTTCAAGGCCGAGTACATCTGGATCGACGGCACCGAGCCGACCGCCAAGCTTCGTTCGAAGACGAAGATCCTGACGGGCGACGCCTCCGCCGAGCTCGCCGACCTCCCCATCTGGGGCTTCGACGGATCCAGCACGAACCAGGCCAAGGGCCACGCCTCGGACCGCGTCCTCAAGCCGGTCTTCGTCTGCCCGGACCCGATCCGCGGCGGTGCCGACATCCTGGTGATGTGCGAGGTCCTGAACACGGACATGACGCCGCACGAGTCCAACACCCGTGCCGCGCTGGCCGAGGTCTACGCGAAGTACGCCGCTCAGGAGCCGATCTTCGGCATCGAGCAGGAGTACACCTTCTTCGACGGCGAGCGTCCGCTCGGCTTCCCGGTCGGCGGCTTCCCGGCCCCGCAGGGCGGCTACTACTGCGGTGTCGGCGCCGACGAGATCTTCGGCCGTGACATCGTCGAGGCGCACCTGGAGAACTGCCTGAAGGCGGGTCTGGGCATCTCCGGCATCAACGCCGAGGTCATGCCGGGCCAGTGGGAGTTCCAGGTCGGCCCGCTGGCGCCGCTGGACGTCGCGGACCAGCTGTGGGTGGCCCGCTGGCTGCTGTACCGCACCGCCGAGGACTTCAAGGTCTCCGCGACCCTCGACCCGAAGCCGGTCAAGGGCGACTGGAACGGCGCGGGCGCGCACACCAACTTCTCCACCAAGGCGATGCGCGAGGGCTACGACGCGATCATCACCGCCTGCGAGTCGCTGGGCGAGGGCTCGAAGCCGCTCGACCACGTCAAGAACTACGGCGCCGGCATCGACGACCGTCTGACCGGTCTGCACGAGACGGCCCCGTGGGACAAGTACTCCTACGGCGTCTCGGACCGCGGCGCCTCGGTCCGCATCCCGTGGCAGGTCGAGCAGGACCAGAAGGGCTACATCGAGGACCGCCGCCCGAACGCGAACGTCGACCCGTACACGGTGACCCGCCTGCTGGTGGACACCTGCTGCGAGGCCCTGGAGAAGGCCGGCCAGGTC
- a CDS encoding ARPP-2 domain-containing protein: protein MTGIDLTGLEVRPAQVWGGVRLVPLVRAAPVAGLRLHREVYACSGHGVDVGDGTAYTSYIPHGFVADWSGEGAGAESAAYGSRLGGEPRTVPVRGPHHRLAKRQRAKSGRAEPRLRFLPLHLALEGYLALHFGGPSTVWEEWSREAVRQGLSPRAEAAYAGWSVPGLGEALRVFEIHPGQCGLMLYVADALAAAFVVPHPDDYRLLHPTLVEDLYGELVHQYAHYGAPVPEFTARIRDAAGGGRTLADLRAAAVAQERDWAAGHDGLMARDLLETSYAFERVYRMDGFELLRFLPPFRRGGTEQHIGELITDHKGRTAYLKTFRLSENQIRRGHLLQRLADHDWHLGRTAEALGTSYRELVLRIQRAGFGSLLNAHEVARRLRETKEG from the coding sequence GTGACCGGGATCGACCTGACCGGCCTGGAGGTCCGCCCCGCGCAGGTGTGGGGCGGCGTCCGGCTGGTCCCGCTGGTGCGCGCGGCGCCGGTCGCGGGGCTGCGGCTGCACCGCGAGGTGTACGCGTGCTCGGGGCACGGGGTGGACGTCGGCGACGGCACCGCGTACACCTCGTACATCCCGCACGGCTTCGTCGCGGACTGGTCCGGCGAGGGGGCGGGCGCGGAGTCGGCGGCGTACGGCTCCCGGCTCGGGGGCGAGCCGCGGACGGTCCCGGTGCGCGGCCCGCACCACCGGCTCGCCAAGCGTCAGCGCGCGAAGAGCGGGCGGGCCGAGCCGCGGCTGCGCTTCCTGCCGCTGCACCTCGCCCTGGAGGGCTATCTGGCGCTGCATTTCGGCGGCCCGTCCACGGTCTGGGAGGAGTGGTCCCGGGAAGCGGTGCGCCAGGGTCTGTCGCCGCGCGCGGAGGCGGCGTACGCGGGCTGGTCGGTGCCCGGGCTCGGCGAGGCACTGCGGGTGTTCGAGATCCACCCGGGGCAGTGCGGTCTGATGCTGTACGTCGCCGACGCGCTCGCCGCCGCCTTCGTCGTGCCGCACCCGGACGACTACCGCCTGCTGCACCCCACCCTGGTGGAGGACCTGTACGGGGAGCTGGTGCACCAGTACGCCCACTACGGCGCGCCGGTGCCCGAGTTCACGGCGCGGATCCGGGACGCCGCCGGGGGCGGACGGACGCTCGCGGACCTGCGGGCCGCGGCCGTCGCGCAGGAGCGGGACTGGGCCGCGGGGCACGACGGGCTGATGGCCCGCGACCTGCTGGAGACCTCGTACGCCTTCGAGCGGGTGTACCGGATGGACGGCTTCGAGCTGCTGCGCTTCCTGCCTCCGTTCCGGCGGGGCGGGACGGAGCAGCACATCGGCGAGCTGATCACCGACCACAAGGGGCGCACGGCGTACCTCAAGACCTTCCGGCTGTCCGAGAACCAGATCCGGCGCGGTCATCTGCTGCAGCGGCTGGCGGACCACGACTGGCACCTGGGCCGGACCGCGGAGGCACTGGGGACCTCGTACCGGGAGCTGGTGCTGCGGATCCAGCGGGCGGGCTTCGGATCGCTGCTGAACGCCCACGAGGTCGCACGGCGACTCAGGGAGACAAAGGAAGGCTGA
- a CDS encoding Gfo/Idh/MocA family protein gives MTETSVATPRTTRVGLVGTGPWAGATHAPALAAHAGVEFAGVWGRRAGAAAELAAGHGTRAYEDLDALFAACDAVAFALPPDVQAPLAVRAAEAGCHLLLDKPVATAPAAARAAADAAERAGVASVVFCTLRFAGPTVRWIDEQAGAGGWFTARAHWLGSLYGSGSQSPYAASPWRREKGGLWDVGPHVLSVLLPVLGDVTEIRAVAGPADTRHLTMRHASGASSTATVTLSAPPAAAEVGLTLYGERGSVELPDWGDARSAFTGAVDALLEAARTGVPHACDIRFGVRLTELLAEAEGSVGAGGGAGDGAVRAAAPSAG, from the coding sequence ATGACGGAGACTTCGGTGGCCACTCCCCGTACGACCCGGGTGGGACTGGTCGGCACCGGCCCCTGGGCGGGGGCCACGCACGCGCCCGCGCTGGCGGCACATGCCGGTGTGGAGTTCGCCGGGGTGTGGGGGAGACGGGCCGGGGCGGCGGCGGAGCTGGCCGCCGGGCACGGCACGCGGGCGTACGAGGATCTGGACGCGCTGTTCGCGGCGTGCGACGCGGTCGCCTTCGCGCTGCCGCCGGACGTGCAGGCCCCGCTGGCGGTCCGGGCCGCCGAGGCCGGGTGTCATCTGCTGCTCGACAAGCCGGTGGCGACGGCGCCCGCCGCGGCGCGGGCGGCGGCCGACGCGGCGGAGAGGGCCGGCGTCGCCTCGGTCGTGTTCTGCACGCTGCGGTTCGCCGGGCCCACGGTCCGCTGGATCGACGAACAGGCCGGGGCGGGCGGCTGGTTCACGGCCCGCGCGCACTGGCTGGGCTCGCTGTACGGCTCCGGCTCCCAAAGCCCTTACGCCGCGTCGCCGTGGCGGCGGGAGAAGGGTGGGCTGTGGGACGTGGGGCCGCACGTCCTGTCGGTGCTGCTGCCGGTGCTGGGCGACGTCACGGAGATACGCGCCGTGGCGGGCCCGGCCGACACCCGGCACCTGACCATGCGCCACGCGTCGGGAGCGAGCAGCACGGCGACGGTCACCCTGAGTGCCCCGCCGGCCGCCGCGGAGGTGGGCCTGACGCTGTACGGGGAGCGGGGGAGCGTGGAGCTGCCGGACTGGGGCGACGCCCGGTCGGCGTTCACGGGCGCGGTCGACGCCCTGCTGGAGGCGGCGCGGACGGGAGTGCCGCACGCCTGCGACATACGGTTCGGGGTCCGGCTGACGGAGCTGTTGGCCGAGGCCGAGGGGAGCGTCGGGGCCGGGGGTGGTGCCGGGGACGGTGCCGTGCGCGCGGCGGCACCGTCGGCCGGCTAG
- a CDS encoding PLP-dependent aminotransferase family protein: MTESGALGVDLHLELAGGGSRRAALTRALRDAVRGGRLAPGTRLPPYRSLAADLGIARNTVADAYAELVAEGWLTARQGSGTRVARIEAPTPDAPAPSPAVAPAPTYDLVQGKPDPATFPRTTWAAAARRALNAAPHEAFGPGDPQGRIELRQALAAYLARVRGVRTTPARIVVCSGTAHALRLLARVVGGTWAVEEYGLPFHHRLLLDGGVRTVPVPVDEDGALVDGVRGRAVLLTPAHQFPTGGPLHHDRRAAVVDRARTGGALVVEDDYDAEFRYDRRPVGAVQGLAPDRVVLMGSVSKSLSTALRLGWMVLPEPLVGEVVAAKGVREQYASVIDQLTLAEFLAGGAYDRHVRRMRQRHRSRRDRLTEALADRVPEVRVTGIAAGLHAVVELPPGTEARALAAAERRGVAVEGLAGFRHPRSTAEPRDGLVVGYATPPERRYGPALDALCAALREALGPPANRSDLRES; encoded by the coding sequence GTGACCGAGTCCGGGGCCCTCGGGGTCGACCTGCATCTGGAGCTGGCCGGCGGCGGCAGCCGGCGCGCGGCGCTCACCCGCGCCCTGCGGGACGCGGTGCGGGGCGGGCGGCTCGCGCCCGGGACCAGGCTGCCGCCGTACCGTTCGCTCGCCGCCGACCTCGGGATCGCCCGGAACACCGTCGCCGACGCGTACGCGGAGCTGGTCGCCGAGGGGTGGCTGACCGCGCGCCAGGGGTCGGGCACCCGGGTCGCCCGGATCGAGGCCCCCACGCCCGACGCCCCGGCGCCCTCCCCCGCGGTCGCGCCCGCCCCCACGTACGACCTGGTGCAGGGCAAGCCGGATCCCGCGACCTTCCCCCGCACGACCTGGGCCGCCGCCGCCCGGCGGGCACTGAACGCCGCGCCGCACGAGGCGTTCGGGCCGGGCGACCCGCAGGGGCGGATCGAGCTGCGGCAGGCCCTGGCCGCGTACCTGGCGCGGGTGCGCGGCGTACGCACCACGCCCGCGCGGATCGTCGTCTGCTCCGGCACGGCGCACGCGCTGCGGCTGCTCGCCCGGGTGGTCGGCGGGACGTGGGCGGTCGAGGAGTACGGCCTGCCGTTCCACCACCGCCTGCTTCTCGACGGCGGCGTACGGACCGTGCCGGTACCGGTGGACGAGGACGGGGCCCTGGTCGACGGGGTCCGCGGGCGGGCCGTGCTGCTCACGCCCGCGCACCAGTTCCCGACCGGCGGGCCCCTGCACCACGACCGTCGAGCGGCGGTGGTCGACCGGGCCCGGACGGGCGGCGCACTCGTCGTCGAGGACGACTACGACGCCGAGTTCCGGTACGACCGGCGGCCGGTGGGTGCGGTGCAGGGGCTGGCCCCGGACCGGGTGGTGCTGATGGGCTCGGTCAGCAAGAGCCTGTCGACGGCGCTGCGGCTCGGCTGGATGGTGCTGCCGGAGCCGCTGGTCGGCGAGGTCGTGGCGGCCAAGGGCGTACGGGAGCAGTACGCCTCCGTGATCGACCAGCTGACGCTCGCGGAGTTCCTGGCGGGCGGGGCGTACGACCGGCACGTACGGCGGATGCGGCAACGGCACCGGTCCCGGCGCGACCGGCTGACCGAGGCCCTGGCGGACCGCGTCCCCGAGGTCCGGGTGACCGGGATCGCGGCCGGGCTCCACGCCGTGGTCGAACTCCCGCCGGGCACCGAGGCGCGGGCGCTCGCGGCGGCGGAGCGACGGGGCGTCGCCGTCGAGGGGCTGGCCGGGTTCCGGCATCCGCGGAGCACGGCGGAGCCGCGGGACGGGCTGGTCGTGGGGTACGCGACCCCGCCGGAGCGGCGGTACGGACCGGCGCTCGACGCGCTGTGCGCGGCGCTCCGCGAGGCTCTGGGGCCACCGGCCAACAGAAGTGACCTGAGGGAGAGTTGA
- a CDS encoding MarR family transcriptional regulator has translation MSESPESPEREIFHLLRAVTVAYGLRQAAFASENGLHPTDVRALICLLDAERAGTDATPGALGTELGLNSAGTTAVIDRLERLGHLSRVRDPRDRRRVLLRVDDRAKELGWAYFGPLIHRTEALLRGFDATEAAAIDRFLHGVRDILADDERGADT, from the coding sequence TTGTCCGAGAGTCCGGAGAGTCCCGAGCGGGAGATCTTCCATCTGCTGCGGGCCGTCACCGTCGCGTACGGGCTGCGCCAGGCCGCCTTCGCGAGCGAGAACGGGCTGCACCCCACCGACGTCCGCGCCCTGATCTGCCTGCTCGACGCTGAGCGCGCGGGGACCGACGCCACCCCCGGCGCGCTCGGCACGGAGCTCGGCCTCAACTCGGCCGGGACGACCGCGGTGATCGACCGGCTCGAACGCCTCGGCCACCTCTCCCGCGTCCGCGACCCCCGCGACCGGCGACGCGTCCTGCTCCGTGTCGACGACCGCGCCAAGGAGCTGGGCTGGGCATACTTCGGGCCGCTGATCCACCGTACGGAGGCCCTGCTGCGCGGCTTCGACGCGACCGAGGCGGCGGCGATCGACCGCTTCCTGCACGGGGTACGGGACATCCTGGCCGACGACGAGCGCGGAGCGGACACGTGA
- a CDS encoding alpha/beta hydrolase, with amino-acid sequence MPEDTALSTAFSAAYDAVLAKWPAGTSSFDVPTPFGTTHVHRYGPDGAPPLLLLPGGGATSTGWYGVAAELGRTHRLYAADLIGDPGRSVPGDRPLRTADDLSAWLDALYDGLGLTSAALCGHSYGAWIALHHALRAPDRVGRLVLLDPTNAFTGFTPRYLLRALPMLLRPAPARNRAFLAWETRGAPLDPAWRELDARTADFPTVRPVTGPRPRPEELRRLAPPTLLLLAEHSRAHDVRRVAARARAAVPRLETVTVPGATHHTLPPATPPDTLRRIAEFLAAGR; translated from the coding sequence ATGCCCGAGGACACCGCCCTCTCCACCGCCTTCTCCGCCGCGTACGACGCGGTCCTCGCCAAGTGGCCCGCCGGCACGAGCTCGTTCGACGTACCGACGCCCTTCGGCACCACACACGTCCACCGGTACGGACCCGACGGCGCGCCGCCCCTGCTGCTCCTGCCCGGCGGCGGCGCGACCTCCACCGGCTGGTACGGCGTCGCGGCCGAACTCGGCCGGACCCACCGCTTGTACGCCGCCGACCTGATCGGCGACCCCGGCCGCAGCGTCCCCGGCGACCGGCCGCTGCGTACGGCCGACGACCTGAGCGCCTGGCTCGACGCGCTGTACGACGGGCTCGGCCTGACGTCCGCCGCGCTCTGCGGGCACTCGTACGGGGCCTGGATCGCCCTCCACCACGCCCTCCGGGCGCCGGACCGGGTCGGCCGGCTGGTGCTCCTCGACCCCACGAACGCGTTCACCGGGTTCACCCCGCGCTACCTGCTGCGCGCGCTGCCGATGCTGCTGCGCCCCGCCCCCGCCCGGAACCGGGCCTTCCTGGCATGGGAGACCAGGGGCGCCCCGCTGGACCCCGCGTGGCGGGAGCTGGACGCCCGCACCGCTGACTTCCCGACCGTCCGGCCCGTCACCGGCCCCCGCCCGAGGCCAGAGGAACTCCGGCGCCTGGCACCGCCGACGCTGCTCCTGCTCGCCGAGCACAGTAGGGCGCACGACGTCCGCAGGGTCGCGGCCCGCGCGCGGGCCGCGGTGCCGCGCCTGGAGACGGTGACCGTCCCCGGCGCCACGCACCACACGCTCCCGCCGGCCACGCCGCCGGACACCCTCCGCCGCATCGCGGAATTCCTGGCGGCCGGCCGGTAG
- a CDS encoding arsenate reductase family protein — protein MEIWINPACSKCRSAISLLDAEGAEYTVRRYLEDVPTEDEIRAVLDRLGLEPWDITRTQEAAAKELGLKDWAKDADSRDKWIAALSAHPKLIQRPIITAEDGTAVVARSEEAVRDALSR, from the coding sequence ATGGAGATCTGGATCAATCCCGCCTGTTCGAAATGCCGCAGCGCCATCAGCCTGCTCGACGCGGAGGGCGCCGAGTACACCGTCCGCCGCTACCTGGAGGACGTGCCGACCGAGGACGAGATCCGCGCCGTTCTGGACCGGCTCGGGCTGGAGCCGTGGGACATCACCCGGACCCAGGAGGCGGCCGCCAAGGAGCTCGGGCTCAAGGACTGGGCCAAGGACGCCGACTCCCGGGACAAGTGGATCGCCGCGCTCTCGGCACATCCCAAGCTGATCCAGCGGCCGATCATCACGGCCGAGGACGGCACGGCCGTGGTGGCGCGGTCCGAGGAGGCCGTGCGGGACGCGCTGTCGCGCTAG
- the glnA gene encoding type I glutamate--ammonia ligase produces MSEKHGFQNADEVQKFIKDNDVKMVDVRFCDLPGVMQHFTIPATAFDPTEELAFDGSSIRGFQAIHESDMALRADLSTARVDPFRKDKTLNINFFIHDPITGEQYSRDPRNIAKKAEAYLASTGIADTAYFGPEAEFYVFDSVRFETSANQGFYHIDSEAGAWNTGKEEDNRGYKVRYKGGYFPAPPVDHFADLRSEISLELENVGLQVERQHHEVGTAGQAEINYKFNTLLAAADDLMLFKYIVKNVAWRNGKTATFMPKPIFGDNGSGMHVHQSLWSNGDPLFYDEAGYAGLSDTARYYIGGILKHAPSLLAFTNPTVNSYHRLVPGFEAPINLVYSQRNRSAAMRIPITGSNPKAKRVEFRAPDPSSNPYLAFSALLLAGLDGVKNKIEPAEPIDKDLYELAPEEHAGVAQVPTNLEAVLTALEEDNEYLQAGGVFTSDLIETWIDYKRANEIAPIQLRPHPHEFELYFDL; encoded by the coding sequence ATGTCCGAGAAGCACGGGTTCCAGAACGCCGACGAGGTCCAGAAGTTCATCAAGGACAACGACGTCAAGATGGTCGACGTCCGGTTCTGCGACCTGCCCGGCGTGATGCAGCACTTCACGATCCCGGCGACGGCGTTCGACCCGACCGAGGAGCTCGCCTTCGACGGTTCGTCGATCCGCGGTTTCCAGGCGATCCACGAGTCGGACATGGCGCTGCGTGCCGACCTGTCCACGGCGCGGGTCGACCCGTTCCGCAAGGACAAGACGCTCAACATCAACTTCTTCATCCACGACCCGATCACGGGCGAGCAGTACAGCCGTGACCCGCGCAACATCGCCAAGAAGGCCGAGGCCTACCTCGCGTCCACCGGCATCGCGGACACCGCGTACTTCGGCCCGGAGGCGGAGTTCTACGTCTTCGACTCGGTCCGCTTCGAGACCTCGGCGAACCAGGGCTTCTACCACATCGACTCCGAGGCCGGCGCCTGGAACACCGGCAAGGAGGAGGACAACCGGGGCTACAAGGTCCGCTACAAGGGCGGCTACTTCCCGGCCCCGCCGGTCGACCACTTCGCCGACCTGCGCTCGGAGATCTCCCTGGAGCTGGAGAACGTCGGCCTGCAGGTCGAGCGCCAGCACCACGAGGTCGGCACCGCCGGCCAGGCGGAGATCAACTACAAGTTCAACACGCTGCTCGCCGCGGCCGACGACCTGATGCTCTTCAAGTACATCGTGAAGAACGTCGCCTGGCGCAACGGCAAGACCGCGACCTTCATGCCGAAGCCGATCTTCGGCGACAACGGCTCGGGCATGCACGTCCACCAGTCGCTGTGGTCGAACGGCGACCCGCTGTTCTACGACGAGGCCGGCTACGCGGGCCTCTCGGACACCGCCCGCTACTACATCGGCGGCATCCTGAAGCACGCCCCGTCGCTGCTCGCCTTCACCAACCCGACGGTGAACTCGTACCACCGCCTGGTGCCGGGCTTCGAGGCCCCGATCAACCTGGTCTACTCGCAGCGCAACCGCTCCGCCGCGATGCGCATCCCGATCACCGGCTCGAACCCGAAGGCCAAGCGCGTCGAGTTCCGCGCGCCGGACCCGTCCTCGAACCCGTACCTCGCCTTCTCGGCGCTGCTGCTCGCGGGCCTCGACGGCGTCAAGAACAAGATCGAGCCGGCCGAGCCGATCGACAAGGACCTGTACGAGCTGGCCCCCGAGGAGCACGCGGGCGTCGCCCAGGTCCCGACCAACCTCGAGGCCGTCCTCACCGCCCTGGAGGAGGACAACGAGTACCTGCAGGCCGGTGGCGTCTTCACGTCCGACCTGATCGAGACCTGGATCGACTACAAGCGCGCCAACGAGATCGCCCCGATCCAGCTGCGCCCGCACCCGCACGAGTTCGAGCTCTACTTCGACCTCTAA
- a CDS encoding RDD family protein, with product MDNRQALGSWLSGPRAAAEDAGVDFGYRGEQLGLPEEGPGSIARPGRRIGALTVDWALCLLIAYGLITDGYEQATGNWAIVILLVMSVLTVGTVGFTPGKRLFGLRVVSDKGGRLGIVRVVVRSVLVCLAIPALIWDRDGRGLHDRLAGAVQVRI from the coding sequence GTGGACAACAGGCAAGCACTCGGATCATGGCTCTCCGGCCCGCGCGCGGCGGCCGAGGACGCAGGCGTCGACTTCGGATACCGGGGCGAGCAGCTCGGCCTGCCCGAGGAGGGGCCCGGCTCGATCGCCCGCCCGGGCCGGCGGATCGGCGCCCTCACGGTCGACTGGGCGCTGTGCCTGCTGATCGCATACGGCCTGATCACCGACGGCTACGAGCAGGCGACCGGCAACTGGGCGATCGTGATCCTGCTGGTCATGAGCGTGCTCACGGTCGGTACGGTCGGCTTCACTCCCGGCAAGCGGCTCTTCGGGCTCCGCGTGGTCTCGGACAAGGGCGGCCGGCTCGGCATCGTCCGCGTCGTGGTCCGCAGCGTGCTGGTCTGCCTCGCGATCCCGGCGCTGATCTGGGACCGGGACGGCCGCGGCCTGCACGACCGGCTCGCCGGCGCGGTCCAGGTCCGGATCTGA
- a CDS encoding DUF4191 domain-containing protein, giving the protein MARKANTNTAGAAENQGRLKQIVLTYKMTRKADPKVGLVVAGVGIVVLGVLLGIGFAIGHPIYLGILGFVLALLAMAIVFGRRAEKAAFGQMEGQPGAAAAVLQNIGRGWTTTPAVAMNRNQDVVHRAVGRAGIVLVAEGNPNRVKTLLAAEKKKMARVVVDVPVKDIIVGNEEGQTPLSKVRTTMLKLPRVLSGPQVTATNDRLRAMGDLMSNMPLPKGPMPKGMRMPRGGKMR; this is encoded by the coding sequence ATGGCGAGGAAGGCAAACACGAACACCGCTGGTGCCGCTGAGAACCAAGGGCGACTCAAGCAGATCGTTCTGACGTACAAGATGACCCGAAAGGCCGATCCGAAGGTCGGTCTTGTCGTCGCGGGTGTGGGCATCGTCGTTCTCGGCGTCCTCCTCGGGATCGGCTTCGCGATCGGTCACCCCATCTATCTCGGCATCCTGGGCTTCGTCCTGGCGCTGCTGGCGATGGCCATCGTCTTCGGCCGGCGGGCCGAGAAGGCGGCCTTCGGGCAGATGGAGGGCCAGCCGGGCGCGGCGGCCGCGGTCCTGCAGAACATCGGCCGGGGCTGGACCACCACCCCCGCGGTCGCGATGAACCGCAACCAGGACGTCGTGCACCGCGCGGTGGGCCGTGCGGGCATCGTGCTGGTGGCCGAGGGCAACCCGAACCGGGTCAAGACGCTGCTCGCGGCCGAGAAGAAGAAGATGGCCCGGGTCGTGGTCGACGTGCCGGTGAAGGACATCATCGTCGGCAACGAGGAGGGCCAGACCCCGCTGAGCAAGGTCCGCACGACCATGCTCAAGCTGCCGCGGGTGCTCTCCGGCCCGCAGGTGACGGCGACCAACGACCGGCTCCGGGCGATGGGCGACCTGATGAGCAACATGCCGCTGCCGAAGGGCCCGATGCCCAAGGGCATGCGGATGCCGCGCGGCGGAAAGATGCGCTGA
- the lipA gene encoding lipoyl synthase — protein sequence MSAVAPDGRKMLRLEVRNSQTPIERKPEWIKTRAKMGPEYTKMQNLVKSEGLHTVCQEAGCPNIFECWEDREATFLIGGDQCTRRCDFCQIDTGKPEALDRDEPRRVGESVVTMDLNYATITGVARDDLEDGGAWLYAETVRQIHQQTAERAAGRTKVELLAPDFNAVPELLEQVFDSRPEVFAHNVETVPRIFKRIRPGFRYERSLEVITKARDYGLVTKSNLILGMGETREEISEALQQLHAAGCELITITQYLRPSVRHHPVERWVKPQEFVELKEEADEIGFSGVMSGPLVRSSYRAGRLYQQAMERRGATAV from the coding sequence GTGTCCGCAGTCGCACCCGACGGACGCAAGATGCTGCGCCTGGAGGTCCGCAACAGCCAGACCCCCATCGAGCGCAAGCCCGAGTGGATCAAGACCCGGGCGAAAATGGGTCCCGAGTACACGAAGATGCAGAACCTCGTGAAGAGCGAGGGTCTGCACACGGTCTGCCAGGAAGCCGGCTGTCCGAACATCTTCGAATGCTGGGAGGACCGCGAGGCGACCTTCCTCATCGGCGGCGACCAGTGCACCCGGCGCTGCGACTTCTGCCAGATCGACACGGGCAAGCCCGAGGCGCTGGACCGTGACGAGCCCCGTCGGGTCGGCGAGTCCGTCGTCACGATGGACCTGAACTACGCCACCATCACCGGCGTCGCCCGCGACGACCTGGAGGACGGCGGCGCCTGGCTGTACGCGGAGACCGTCCGCCAGATCCACCAGCAGACCGCCGAGCGCGCGGCCGGCCGGACCAAGGTCGAGCTGCTCGCCCCCGACTTCAACGCGGTGCCGGAGCTCCTGGAGCAGGTCTTCGACTCCCGCCCCGAGGTCTTCGCGCACAACGTCGAGACGGTGCCGCGGATCTTCAAGCGGATCCGCCCCGGCTTCCGCTACGAGCGGTCGCTGGAGGTCATCACCAAGGCCCGTGACTACGGTCTGGTCACGAAGTCGAACCTGATCCTCGGCATGGGCGAGACCCGCGAGGAGATCAGCGAGGCGCTGCAGCAGCTGCACGCGGCCGGCTGCGAGCTGATCACCATCACGCAGTACCTGCGCCCGTCGGTCCGGCACCACCCCGTGGAGCGCTGGGTCAAGCCGCAGGAGTTCGTGGAGCTGAAGGAGGAGGCCGACGAGATCGGCTTTTCCGGCGTGATGTCCGGCCCCCTGGTCCGTTCCTCGTACCGCGCGGGTCGGCTGTACCAGCAGGCGATGGAGCGGCGCGGCGCCACCGCCGTGTGA
- the lipB gene encoding lipoyl(octanoyl) transferase LipB: MSELRFVRLGFGGDAVEYQVAWDKQREVHAARFADEVPDTCLLLEHPPVYTAGRRTAESERPLDGTPVVDVDRGGKITWHGPGQLVGYPILKLPRPVDVVAHVRRLEDALIRTAAEFGLETTRVEGRSGVWVLGDPVEQRPSFGGLNLDFDPRLTDEEFDPRLNGPEYAPSNAGQRREDRKLAAIGIRVAKGVTMHGFALNVNPDNTWFDKIIPCGIRDAGVASLANELGRDITIEDVLPVLERHLRDVLENADLKPREIEREPETAPASA; this comes from the coding sequence GTGAGTGAGCTGCGATTCGTCCGTCTGGGCTTCGGCGGGGACGCCGTCGAGTACCAGGTGGCGTGGGACAAGCAGCGCGAGGTGCACGCCGCCCGGTTCGCCGACGAGGTCCCCGACACGTGTCTGCTCCTGGAGCACCCGCCCGTCTACACGGCGGGGCGGCGCACCGCGGAGAGCGAGCGCCCGCTGGACGGCACGCCTGTCGTCGACGTGGACCGCGGCGGCAAGATCACCTGGCACGGCCCCGGCCAGCTGGTCGGCTACCCGATCCTGAAGCTGCCGCGCCCGGTCGATGTGGTGGCCCACGTCCGCCGCCTGGAGGACGCGCTGATCCGCACGGCCGCCGAGTTCGGCCTGGAGACCACCCGGGTCGAGGGCCGCAGCGGCGTGTGGGTGCTGGGCGACCCGGTCGAGCAGCGTCCGTCGTTCGGCGGACTGAACCTGGACTTCGACCCCCGGCTGACCGACGAGGAGTTCGATCCGCGGCTCAACGGCCCGGAGTACGCTCCCTCCAACGCCGGCCAGCGACGTGAGGACCGCAAGCTGGCGGCGATCGGCATCCGGGTCGCCAAGGGCGTCACGATGCACGGCTTCGCGCTGAACGTGAACCCGGACAACACGTGGTTCGACAAGATCATCCCGTGCGGCATCCGCGACGCGGGCGTGGCCTCGCTCGCGAACGAGCTGGGCCGGGACATCACCATCGAGGACGTCCTGCCGGTCCTGGAGCGGCACCTGCGGGACGTACTGGAGAACGCGGACCTGAAGCCGCGCGAGATCGAGCGCGAGCCGGAGACGGCCCCCGCGTCCGCCTAG